In Mycolicibacterium alvei, a single window of DNA contains:
- a CDS encoding DUF4334 domain-containing protein gives MNGARGTFDGFVSREGQIPDAELDAFWALLRPAGIDFMLGEWKGGEFQTGHKANGFMNRLNWFGKTFHSAAEAQPLVCLDADGNKFSNTEAMNGEASLWLEEFRGEVTATMVYDGRPVHDHFKVVDDNTVMGIMNGKGAVADGRYLYFYLQRV, from the coding sequence GTGAACGGTGCACGCGGCACGTTCGACGGATTCGTCAGCCGCGAGGGGCAGATCCCCGATGCCGAACTCGACGCGTTCTGGGCGCTGCTGCGGCCCGCAGGCATCGACTTCATGCTCGGTGAGTGGAAGGGCGGCGAATTCCAGACCGGGCACAAGGCCAACGGGTTCATGAACCGGCTCAACTGGTTCGGCAAGACGTTCCACTCGGCCGCCGAGGCCCAGCCGCTCGTGTGCCTGGACGCCGACGGCAACAAGTTCTCCAACACCGAGGCCATGAACGGCGAGGCCAGCCTGTGGCTGGAGGAGTTCCGCGGCGAGGTGACCGCGACCATGGTCTACGACGGCCGCCCCGTGCACGACCACTTCAAGGTGGTCGACGACAACACCGTCATGGGCATCATGAACGGCAAGGGCGCGGTGGCTGACGGCCGTTACCTGTACTTCTATCTGCAGCGCGTCTAG
- the hisC gene encoding histidinol-phosphate transaminase — MSIRLRPEMAELPAYTAGKTVLGAIKIASNETVDPPLPSVLKAIAKAAETVNRYPDNNYLDLREHLAKHVGFAPENIAVGCGSVSLCQQLIQITSSVGDEVVIGWRSFEIYPMQVRTAGATCIQVPLRDQTHDLDAMLAAITDRTRLIFVCNPNNPTSTVVDPEALARFVTAVPPHIVIVLDEAYVEYIRDGLAPDSLGLARSHRNVVVLRTFSKAYGLAGMRIGYAVADPEIVTALGKVYVPFSATTVSQAAAIASLEAADELMARTDAVVAERTRVSAALLEAGYELPPSQANFVWLPLAERTRDFVARAADNRIIVRPYGEDGVRVTIGAPHENDAFLEFARRWIAGDAGPRTGETK, encoded by the coding sequence ATGAGTATCCGCTTGCGCCCGGAGATGGCCGAACTTCCGGCCTACACAGCAGGCAAAACTGTCCTGGGCGCAATCAAGATCGCGAGCAACGAAACCGTGGATCCGCCGTTGCCCAGCGTGCTCAAGGCGATCGCCAAAGCAGCCGAGACCGTCAATCGGTACCCCGACAACAACTATCTTGACCTGCGTGAACATCTGGCCAAGCACGTCGGATTCGCGCCCGAGAACATCGCCGTCGGTTGCGGTTCGGTCAGCCTGTGCCAGCAACTGATACAGATCACGTCCTCGGTCGGCGACGAAGTGGTCATCGGTTGGCGCAGTTTCGAGATCTACCCGATGCAGGTGCGCACCGCCGGGGCGACCTGTATCCAGGTCCCGCTTCGTGACCAGACTCACGATCTCGACGCCATGCTCGCAGCGATCACCGACCGCACCCGGCTGATCTTCGTCTGCAACCCGAACAACCCGACTTCCACCGTGGTCGACCCCGAGGCACTGGCCCGGTTCGTGACGGCGGTGCCCCCGCACATCGTCATCGTGCTCGACGAGGCGTACGTGGAGTACATCCGCGACGGGCTCGCACCCGACAGCCTCGGGCTGGCCCGCTCGCACCGCAATGTGGTGGTGCTGCGGACCTTCTCGAAGGCCTACGGACTGGCCGGCATGCGCATCGGCTACGCGGTCGCCGACCCGGAGATCGTCACCGCGCTGGGCAAGGTCTACGTGCCGTTCAGCGCGACCACCGTGTCCCAGGCCGCGGCCATCGCCAGCCTGGAAGCCGCCGACGAACTGATGGCCCGCACCGACGCCGTCGTCGCCGAACGCACCCGTGTCAGCGCCGCGCTGCTCGAGGCGGGCTACGAATTACCACCGTCGCAGGCCAACTTCGTCTGGCTGCCACTGGCCGAACGAACCCGGGACTTCGTGGCCAGGGCCGCCGACAACCGCATCATCGTGCGCCCGTACGGTGAGGACGGCGTGCGGGTCACCATCGGGGCGCCGCACGAAAACGACGCCTTCCTGGAGTTCGCCCGGCGCTGGATCGCGGGTGACGCCGGGCCTCGGACAGGAGAGACCAAGTGA
- a CDS encoding Fe-S protein produces MELLRSVVVYAHLIGFAVMVGAWIAEAAARRFLITPVMTYGMVLSLVTGIALAAPWPAGIVLNYPKIGTKLVILVALGAVLGIGTARQRRAGGQPVMGLFIAAGILPLLASAIAVLWN; encoded by the coding sequence ATGGAGCTACTACGCAGCGTAGTCGTTTACGCACATCTGATCGGTTTCGCGGTGATGGTCGGCGCCTGGATCGCCGAGGCCGCGGCACGGCGCTTTCTCATCACCCCCGTGATGACCTACGGCATGGTGCTGTCGCTGGTCACCGGAATCGCCCTGGCCGCCCCCTGGCCGGCCGGCATCGTCCTGAACTACCCCAAGATCGGCACCAAGCTGGTCATCCTGGTGGCGCTCGGAGCGGTGCTCGGAATCGGTACGGCCCGCCAGCGTCGCGCGGGTGGGCAACCAGTCATGGGTCTGTTCATCGCCGCCGGCATACTGCCCCTGCTCGCGTCGGCGATCGCAGTGCTCTGGAACTGA
- a CDS encoding metallophosphoesterase family protein, translated as MRLLLIADTHVPKRAKDLPAQVWDEVDRADVVVHAGDWVDSALLDVLSSRAAHLIGCWGNNDGAELRRRLPERADVTLDGLRLTVLHETGAATGREARMARDYPGTDVLVFGHSHIPWDTTAKTGLRLLNPGSPTDRRRQPYCTYMTARITTGVLSDVSLHTLDR; from the coding sequence ATGCGGCTGCTGCTGATCGCCGATACCCATGTACCCAAGCGCGCCAAGGATCTGCCGGCCCAGGTGTGGGACGAGGTGGACCGGGCGGATGTCGTTGTCCACGCCGGTGATTGGGTCGATTCCGCACTGCTGGATGTGCTCAGCTCGCGTGCTGCCCATCTGATCGGGTGCTGGGGCAACAACGACGGGGCCGAGCTGCGCAGGCGGCTGCCCGAGCGCGCCGACGTGACCCTGGACGGTCTGCGCCTCACCGTCCTACACGAGACCGGCGCGGCCACGGGTCGGGAGGCCCGGATGGCGCGGGACTATCCCGGCACCGACGTCCTGGTCTTCGGGCACAGCCACATCCCGTGGGACACCACCGCGAAAACCGGGCTGCGCCTGTTGAATCCGGGCTCGCCGACGGACCGCCGGCGCCAGCCGTACTGCACGTATATGACGGCGCGCATCACCACCGGGGTGCTGTCCGACGTCAGCCTGCACACGCTGGACCGTTAG